The DNA region CCTGCTGGACAACGCCCGCAAGTTCTCGCCGCCGGACTCGTGCATCACCCTCCGCGTGGAGGCGTGCGGACTGCGGATCGGGAAACGCACGGCGGAGGCGGTGGCGTTCACCGTGCTCGACCGCGGGCCGGGTGTTCCCGAGGCCGATCTCGAGCGGCTGTTCGAGGCCTTCGAGCAGGGAGGGGAGACGCTCACGGCGAAGCCGGCCGGAGTCGGGCTCGGGCTCTACGAGGCGCGCCTCGCGGCGCGCCGTCACGGCGGGTTGCTGCGCTACACGCCGCGGGCGGGCGGCGGCTCGGAGTTCCGACTGGTGCTTCCGGCGGCGACCGCGTCCGCGGACCTCGAGGCGGTTCGTGGCTGAGCGCTTCACCGCCTCCCTCGCGATCGCGAGCGATCCGGCGCAGTTCCGCGACGCGCGGGGATGGCTGTCCGCCCTCGCGAAACGCGCCGGCCTCGACGAAGGCGCCGCGCACGACGTGCTCGTCGCGTTCACGGAGGCGTGCGCGAACGCCTGCCGGCACGCCTACGGCGGCCGGCGCGACGGCCGGATCGAGATCGACGTACGGCACGAAGGGGGTGCCCTGGAGATTCGCGTGCGCGACTTCGGCCGCCGGTTCGATCCCGACGGCGTGCCGGAGCCCGAGTTCGACGACCCGCGCGAGGGCGGCTACGGCGTGTTCCTCATGCGCAATCTGATGGACGACGTGCGGTTCGGCGTCGACGGTCCGGGGACGGAGGTCGCCATGATCAAGCGCGCCGCCGTGCCCGCCGCCGTCGCGCGAACGGGGGGAGGTTCCTAGATCATGGCGGAACTCGTGAGACGGATCGCGCCGGCGGCGGGGGAGGTCCCCGACCTCGCCGAGTTGTGCCGGATCCACGACCTCGGGCTCGAGCTGATCGAGTGCTCGGACGACCTCGACCACC from Candidatus Polarisedimenticolaceae bacterium includes:
- a CDS encoding ATP-binding protein, translated to MAERFTASLAIASDPAQFRDARGWLSALAKRAGLDEGAAHDVLVAFTEACANACRHAYGGRRDGRIEIDVRHEGGALEIRVRDFGRRFDPDGVPEPEFDDPREGGYGVFLMRNLMDDVRFGVDGPGTEVAMIKRAAVPAAVARTGGGS